The following proteins are co-located in the Apis mellifera strain DH4 linkage group LG9, Amel_HAv3.1, whole genome shotgun sequence genome:
- the LOC552066 gene encoding FAD-dependent oxidoreductase domain-containing protein 1 isoform X1, whose amino-acid sequence MLRFLLKKDYNFLQKYIFFQSRRNLITKDTSSVITQKEKDSNTRITQNNNTVIKKLKNNLTSIKDSLVVRDVDDILVEWMDRPPILPENCDVVIIGGGVIGSSIAYWLKQRVYTSDFKVIVVEKDPMYTTASTILSAGGLRQQFSLKENIEMSLFGAEFIRNVNEYLGIDGEPKINTYFHPHGYLILASEKGAQTLIKNSKLQNFLGAKNILLSSAKLKDIFPWLNVENIELGCLGLEKEGWFDPWALLSAFKKKALLLGANYICGEAQGFTYKDDKDEERLDKLIIKTKEGKIHNIRFSIAIVAAGAFSGKVAKMAKLGTGNGLLQISLPVEPRKRYVYCFHCPDGPGLNTPLTIDYSGTYFRREGLAGTFICGKSPEESEEPTIEDLSVDYDYFDEKVWPILAQRVPVFEKLKYLLLQLKSSWAGYYEYNTFDQNGIIGKHPFYQNLLFATGFSGHGIQQAPAVGRAVSELIIDGEYTTIDLSNLSFDRIIKCTPTYEANIF is encoded by the exons gatACATCTTCTGTAATtacacaaaaagaaaaagattctaaTACTAGAATAACACAGAATAATAAtacagtaataaaaaaattaaaaaataatttaacatcgaTAAAAGATTCTCTTGTTGTAAGAGATGTTGATGATATATTAGTAGAATGGATGGATCGACCACCAATACTTCCAGAAAATTGTGATGTTGTAATAATTGGAGGTGGAGTAATAGGCAGTTCTATAGCTTATTGGTTGAAACAACGAGTTTATACAAGTGATTTTAAAGTTATAGTCGTAGAAAAAGATCCTATg tatacTACAGCATCAACAATTCTTTCTGCTGGAGGTTTACGTcaacaattttctttgaaagaaaatattgaaatgtctCTTTTTGGTGCAGAATTTATACGCAATGTTAATGAATACTTAGGCATTGATGGAGAacctaaaattaatacatattttcatccacatggatatttaatattagcaTCTGAAAAAGGAGCTCaaacattgataaaaaattctaaattacaaaattttcttggagcaaaaaatatcttattatcatctgctaaattaaaagatatatttcctTGGttaaatgtagaaaatattgaattaggtTGTTTAGgattagaaaaagaaggatGGTTTGATCCATGGGCTCTTCTTTctgcttttaaaaaaaaagcattgtTATTGGGagcaaattatatttgtggAGAAGCACAAGGATTTACTTATAAAGATGACAAAGATGAAGAAAGAttggataaattaatt ataaaaactaAAGAAggtaaaatacataatataagattttcaaTTGCTATTGTGGCTGCTGGTGCCTTTAGTGGAAAAGTTGCAAAAATGGCTAAACTTGGTACAGGAAATGGATTACTACAAATAAGTTTACCTGTTGAACCAag GAAAAGATATGTTTATTGTTTTCATTGTCCTGATGGACCAGGTTTAAATACACCATTAACAATTGATTATTCTGGAACATATTTcag aagagAAGGTCTAGCAGGTACTTTTATTTGTGGAAAATCTCCAGAGGAATCTGAAGAACCTACTATTGAAGATTTAAGTgttgattatgattattttgatgaaaaagtCTGGCCTATACTTGCACAAAGAGTTccagtttttgaaaaattaaag tatttattgTTGCAGTTAAAATCTTCTTGGGCAGGATACTATGAATACAATACATTTGatcaaaatggaataattggaaaacatccattttatcaaaatttactttttgcgACTGGATTTAGTGGACATGGAATTCAACAAGCACCTGCTGTAGGTAGAGCAGtttcagaattaattattgatggtGAATATACAACAATTGATTTATCAAATCTTAGCtttgatagaattattaaatgtacacCCACATAtgaagcaaatattttttga
- the LOC552066 gene encoding FAD-dependent oxidoreductase domain-containing protein 1 isoform X2, translated as MLRFLLKKDYNFLQKYIFFQSRRNLITKDTSSVITQKEKDSNTRITQNNNTVIKKLKNNLTSIKDSLVVRDVDDILVEWMDRPPILPENCDVVIIGGGVIGSSIAYWLKQRVYTSDFKVIVVEKDPMYTTASTILSAGGLRQQFSLKENIEMSLFGAEFIRNVNEYLGIDGEPKINTYFHPHGYLILASEKGAQTLIKNSKLQNFLGAKNILLSSAKLKDIFPWLNVENIELGCLGLEKEGWFDPWALLSAFKKKALLLGANYICGEAQGFTYKDDKDEERLDKLIIKTKEGKIHNIRFSIAIVAAGAFSGKVAKMAKLGTGNGLLQISLPVEPRKRYVYCFHCPDGPGLNTPLTIDYSGTYFRREGLAGTFICGKSPEESEEPTIEDLSVDYDYFDEKVWPILAQRVPVFEKLKLKSSWAGYYEYNTFDQNGIIGKHPFYQNLLFATGFSGHGIQQAPAVGRAVSELIIDGEYTTIDLSNLSFDRIIKCTPTYEANIF; from the exons gatACATCTTCTGTAATtacacaaaaagaaaaagattctaaTACTAGAATAACACAGAATAATAAtacagtaataaaaaaattaaaaaataatttaacatcgaTAAAAGATTCTCTTGTTGTAAGAGATGTTGATGATATATTAGTAGAATGGATGGATCGACCACCAATACTTCCAGAAAATTGTGATGTTGTAATAATTGGAGGTGGAGTAATAGGCAGTTCTATAGCTTATTGGTTGAAACAACGAGTTTATACAAGTGATTTTAAAGTTATAGTCGTAGAAAAAGATCCTATg tatacTACAGCATCAACAATTCTTTCTGCTGGAGGTTTACGTcaacaattttctttgaaagaaaatattgaaatgtctCTTTTTGGTGCAGAATTTATACGCAATGTTAATGAATACTTAGGCATTGATGGAGAacctaaaattaatacatattttcatccacatggatatttaatattagcaTCTGAAAAAGGAGCTCaaacattgataaaaaattctaaattacaaaattttcttggagcaaaaaatatcttattatcatctgctaaattaaaagatatatttcctTGGttaaatgtagaaaatattgaattaggtTGTTTAGgattagaaaaagaaggatGGTTTGATCCATGGGCTCTTCTTTctgcttttaaaaaaaaagcattgtTATTGGGagcaaattatatttgtggAGAAGCACAAGGATTTACTTATAAAGATGACAAAGATGAAGAAAGAttggataaattaatt ataaaaactaAAGAAggtaaaatacataatataagattttcaaTTGCTATTGTGGCTGCTGGTGCCTTTAGTGGAAAAGTTGCAAAAATGGCTAAACTTGGTACAGGAAATGGATTACTACAAATAAGTTTACCTGTTGAACCAag GAAAAGATATGTTTATTGTTTTCATTGTCCTGATGGACCAGGTTTAAATACACCATTAACAATTGATTATTCTGGAACATATTTcag aagagAAGGTCTAGCAGGTACTTTTATTTGTGGAAAATCTCCAGAGGAATCTGAAGAACCTACTATTGAAGATTTAAGTgttgattatgattattttgatgaaaaagtCTGGCCTATACTTGCACAAAGAGTTccagtttttgaaaaattaaag TTAAAATCTTCTTGGGCAGGATACTATGAATACAATACATTTGatcaaaatggaataattggaaaacatccattttatcaaaatttactttttgcgACTGGATTTAGTGGACATGGAATTCAACAAGCACCTGCTGTAGGTAGAGCAGtttcagaattaattattgatggtGAATATACAACAATTGATTTATCAAATCTTAGCtttgatagaattattaaatgtacacCCACATAtgaagcaaatattttttga